From Penaeus chinensis breed Huanghai No. 1 chromosome 18, ASM1920278v2, whole genome shotgun sequence, one genomic window encodes:
- the LOC125034735 gene encoding titin-like: MEYPRFQFRQLKPKQKRKSPKRLERLSQKSCPKLQKAEGSQRNSSKIAMSDDEEKCQTSIKDERGDEEKCQTRIKDERDDEEKCQTRIKDEIDAPETKPPTETAEDGDNNVRQKNVKVKAPKPKKVRRKQKISSQNIVVKDKLEQVTNKVAEIPVEKNTEESQIKSEIVETKNKKNVPAVEVSSMENGERVKIETAEAEEPPRKRRRKKVDYTVDSDNEDVIDHKTSHKINPEETGDKEYTITDADTENSSKKVNISTFFKKISKEEKAAERSKNIFTVKADVHAPCDGMLESSKMEHAAKRKKIQGNETADKENVSDIPKDKKNDRRISRRIMKRQELEELNKIELLEQITPTNSPVKLPAQNLREINITSNDLPKKERGTGTITEAAAVESKTFETKNNVAKKIRNKASKRILQEEENDCTKIEESKNGDEAKIPLEDLPVNEENTEKKEPAKKSRRRLSRKTVSEPPDTLDQTILPKENTLPKAIVESIETPSSELDATDDEIFPKSTRATRTRSLNKSAQDSNTDTDTSIGSRKRSPRTRNSPLLGSVESEDDKENVVHYTSTLIQKPGKLSLRLKKVQPTLKTKTKGRKSLSLKHNNVAESCPAQAKARELVQKAKLAKRSP, encoded by the exons ATGGAGTACCCAAGATTCCAATTCAGACAACTGAAACCAAAGCAGAAGAGAAAGTCACCAAAAAGATTAGAGAGACTGTCTCAAAAATCATGTCCGAAACTACAAAAAGCGGAAGGTTCGCAAAGGAACTCTAGTAAAATTGCAATGTCAGATGATGAAGAGAAATGTCAAACAAGTATTAAGGATGAGAGAGGTGATGAAGAGAAATGTCAAACAAGGattaaggatgagagagatgatgaagagaaatgTCAAACAAGGATTAAGGATGAAATAGATGCACCTGAAACAAAACCTCCTACTGAGACTGCAGAAGATGGAGACAACAATGTTAGGCAAAAGAATGTTAAAGTGAAAGCTCCTAAGCCTAAGAAAGTGAGACGAAAACAGAAAATTAGCAGTCAGAATATAGTAGTAAAAGACAAATTAGAACAAGTAACAAACAAGGTGGCTGAGATCCctgtagaaaaaaatacagaagaaagcCAGATCAAGTCAGAGATAGTAGagactaaaaacaagaaaaatgtacCTGCTGTAGAAGTTTCCAGTATGGAAAATGGTGAAAGAGTGAAGATTGAAACTGCAGAAGCTGAGGAACCaccaaggaagagaagaaggaaaaaagtagaCTATACAGTCGACTCTGATAAtgaagatgtcattgatcataaaACAAGCCACAAAATTAATCCTGAGGAAACAGGAGACAAAGAGTACACCATAACTGATGCTGACACAGAAAATAGttcaaagaaagtaaatatttcaaCCTTCTTCAAAAAAATCTCCAAAGAAGAGAAGGCAGCTGAGAGAAGCAAGAACATTTTTACAGTCAAGGCTGATGTTCACGCTCCATGTGATGGAATGCTAGAATCCAGCAAAATGGAACATgcagcaaagagaaagaaaatacaaggtAATGAAACTGCTGATAAAGAGAATGTCAGTGACATCCCCAAAGACAAGAAGAATGATAGAAGAATCAGTAGAAGGATAATGAAAAGACAAGAACTTGAGGAGCTAAATAAGATAGAATTACTTGAGCAGATTACACCTACTAACTCACCCGTAAAGTTACCAGCACAGAATTTAAGAGAGATTAATATAACGAGTAACGATTTaccaaagaaggaaagggggacagGCACTATCACAGAGGCAGCAGCAGTGGAGAGTAAAACCTTTGAAACAAAGAATAATGttgcaaagaaaataagaaataaggcaAGTAAGAGAATattgcaagaagaagaaaatgattgtACCAAAATAGAAGAGAGTAAGAATGGAGATGAGGCTAAGATTCCCTTGGAAGACCTTCCTGTAAATgaagaaaacacagaaaagaagGAACCTGCAAAGAAATCTAGAAGAAGATTGTCAAGGAAGACAGTCAGTGAACCTCCAGATACATTGGACCAAACCATTCTCCCAAAAGAGAATACCTTACCCAAAGCCATAGTAGAAAGTATAGAAACTCCATCCTCAGAGCTGGATGCCACAGACGACGAGATCTTTCCTAAAAGCACCAGAGCTACCAGAACTAGGAGTCTAAACAAATCAGCTCAAGATAGTAATACCGACACTGATACAAGCATAGGGTCCAGGAAGAGATCACCAAGAACGAGAAATAGCCCGTTATTGGGATCCGTGGAGAGtgaggatgataaggagaatGTTGTTCACTACACGTCTACGCTTATTCAGAAACCTGGGAAACTGAg CCTGAGATTGAAGAAAGTTCAACCAACTTTGAAGACCAAAACCAAAGGAAGAAAATCTTTAAGTCTAAAGCACAATAACGTAGCCGAGAGTTGCCCCGCGCAGGCCAAAGCTAGAGAACTTGTGCAAAAGGCTAAACTAGCCAAAAGGAGTCCCTAA
- the LOC125034600 gene encoding arrestin homolog: MHESANAAPSSALNRSSCRLRECSVMYKLTAWDGRKVFTRVVLTYRYGREEDEVMGLRFSKEFELVHAEVVPLDGEKGLTDLQDKIVKKVGGNATPFRVALPDPAPCSVTLDPGNDEASKMLGVSYELSFYVSGAKEESPKPQDTVTFSVRKVQYAPINPDHRQPQLLVRKNYTLSPGSLILDVSLGRDIYFHGEEIEAHVTINNNSKKTVKSIGAEIIQHVDITMTNMYYTRVVASLESRDGCPIVPGATLSRSIALRPVIANTIANRFGLALDGQAKDKDASLGSSTICNVSSSVNDCLGILLSYSFRLRLNCGAIGGEISCNLPFKLMHPDPSAPTEEDDLEFEDFTRLRRGKSLESSGE; the protein is encoded by the exons ATGCATGAATCCGCGAACGCTGCTCCGTCATCGGCTCTCAACCGCTCGTCGTGTCGGCTCAGAGAATGTTCAGTAATGTACAAATTAACAGCTTGGGAC GGTCGTAAGGTCTTCACGAGGGTGGTGCTCACGTACCGCTACggcagggaggaggacgaggtcatGGGACTCAGGTTCAGCAAGGAGTTCGAACTTGTCCACGCCGAGGTCGTCCCTCTTGACGGCGAGAAGGGACTCACCGACCTGCAGGATAAGATCGTCAAGAAAGTAGGAGGTAACGCGACTCCTTTCCGCGTCGCCCTGCCCGATCCGGCGCCCTGCTCAGTCACGCTCGACCCCGGCAACGATGAAGCG AGTAAAATGCTGGGCGTTTCATACGAACTGAGTTTCTACGTGTCTGGGGCCAAGGAGGAGTCCCCCAAGCCACAGGACACCGTCACCTTCTCCGTCCGCAAGGTGCAGTACGCCCCGATAAACCCGGACCACCGCCAGCCTCAGCTCCTCGTCCGCAAGAACTACACCCTCTCCCCGGGCAGCCTCATCCTCGACGTCAGCCTCGGCCGCGACATCTACTTCCACGGGGAGGAGATCGAGGCCCAcgtcaccatcaacaacaactcGAAGAAGACCGTGAAGTCCATTGGCGCCGAGATCATCCAGCACGTGGACATCACCATGACCAACATGTACTACACGCGCGTGGTGGCCTCCCTGGAGTCGCGCGACGGCTGCCCCATCGTCCCCGGCGCGACCCTCTCCCGCTCCATCGCCCTCAGACCCGTCATCGCCAACACCATCGCCAATCGCTTCGGGCTCGCCCTCGACGGCCAGGCCAAAGACAAGGACGCGAGTCTCGGTTCCTCCACCATCTGCAACGTCAGCAGCAGCGTCAACGACTGCCTCGGCATCCTGTTATCCTACTCCTTCCGCCTGAGACTCAACTGCGGCGCCATCGGGGGAGAAATATCCTGCAACCTGCCCTTCAAGCTGATGCACCCCGACCCCTCGGCGCCGACGGAGGAGGATGACCTCGAGTTCGAAGACTTCACTCGACTCCGGCGCGGAAAGTCGCTCGAAAGCTCCggagaataa